The following are from one region of the Stigmatopora argus isolate UIUO_Sarg chromosome 9, RoL_Sarg_1.0, whole genome shotgun sequence genome:
- the fgf24 gene encoding fibroblast growth factor 24 — protein sequence MSPLPSRFFYLCLHFLVLYFQLQESQQSSADFRFYIENHTRNPDDLSRKQVRIYQLYSRTTGKHVQILGKKVNANGDDGGKYALLVVETETFGSHIRIKGKESQHYICMNEKGKIVGRPDGGKQECVFVEEFLENNYTALVSAKYKGWYLGFNRKGRPKKGSRTTQRQQEVHFMKRDPKGREDPQEEFRFTPVTKRTRRARRLKNRRN from the exons ATGTCGCCGCTGCCTTCCAGGTTCTTTTACCT GTGTTTGCATTTCCTGGTCCTCTATTTTCAGCTGCAG GAATCGCAACAGAGTTCCGCCGATTTCCGTTTCTACATCGAGAACCACACAAGGAACCCGGACGACCTGAGTCGCAAGCAGGTCCGCATCTACCAGCTGTACAGCCGGACCACGGGAAAGCACGTGCAGATCCTCGGCAAGAAAGTCAATGCCAACGGAGATGATGGGGGCAAGTATG ctctccTGGTGGTGGAGACGGAAACGTTTGGCAGCCATATTCGAATCAAGGGCAAAGAGAGCCAGCACTACATCTGCATGAACGAAAAGGGCAAAATAGTCGGAAGG CCTGACGGCGGGAAGCAGGAGTGCGTATTCGTAGAGGAGTTCCTGGAGAACAACTACACGGCGCTGGTGTCGGCCAAGTACAAAGGCTGGTACCTGGGCTTCAACCGCAAGGGTCGACCCAAGAAGGGCTCGCGCACCACCCAACGCCAGCAGGAGGTTCACTTCATGAAGCGGGACCCCAAGGGCCGCGAGGACCCTCAGGAGGAGTTCCGCTTCACGCCCGTCACCAAGCGAACGCGGCGAGCCCGTCGGCTAAAGAACAGGAGGAACTGA